Proteins encoded in a region of the Scrofimicrobium sp. R131 genome:
- a CDS encoding FtsX-like permease family protein, which translates to MTWRPKELFTEALRNLGPTHLGVGLVLTFLLTVFGLLTFDQARTALEQEWSRQDLGGLVWSAAATPEAPLDGTTCESLNRYGGVAAAGGTTLASPPSVRTLPQTPSIPTKGITPNALKVWATTSSTTGVILGVDLEQLGVLGVGSRIQDSNGNEATVQTRTAPTVRPDQFTSHLLVISQPNQPLLDCWIRMEPGAVQHGEEILKYAFGSVPGAQIKPYLSSSSGSATPGQQWHSFADKVPWIPAAALLALVLAFGVWSRRTELAIYQAFGSARSIVAALISIETVLIVVPALAAAVLLTVTLAAVTVHSPLGADTVSLIWRTLTSTALLGFALGTPLAVLATTGRVTDQLKDR; encoded by the coding sequence ATGACGTGGCGGCCAAAAGAACTTTTCACTGAAGCGCTGCGCAACCTGGGGCCCACCCACCTTGGGGTCGGGCTCGTCCTCACCTTCCTTCTTACCGTCTTTGGCCTGCTGACCTTCGACCAAGCCCGCACCGCCCTGGAGCAAGAATGGAGCCGACAGGATCTAGGTGGGCTGGTGTGGTCGGCCGCAGCCACTCCCGAAGCGCCCCTTGACGGTACCACCTGCGAATCCCTCAATCGGTATGGAGGAGTCGCGGCGGCCGGGGGAACTACGCTCGCTTCGCCTCCCTCTGTGAGAACACTGCCGCAGACCCCATCAATACCCACCAAAGGTATTACTCCCAACGCCCTGAAGGTCTGGGCAACCACCTCCTCCACCACCGGAGTTATCCTCGGTGTCGACCTTGAGCAACTTGGCGTTCTCGGTGTTGGCTCCAGAATCCAGGATAGCAACGGGAACGAAGCGACAGTTCAAACCCGAACCGCGCCCACAGTTCGTCCCGACCAGTTCACCTCCCACCTCCTCGTCATCAGTCAACCGAATCAGCCCCTCCTCGACTGCTGGATCAGAATGGAACCCGGAGCAGTTCAACACGGCGAGGAAATCCTCAAATACGCATTCGGCTCGGTTCCCGGCGCACAGATCAAGCCCTACCTGAGCTCCAGTTCGGGATCCGCAACTCCAGGCCAGCAGTGGCACTCTTTTGCCGACAAAGTTCCCTGGATTCCAGCCGCAGCGCTTCTGGCCCTAGTCCTGGCATTCGGCGTGTGGAGCCGGCGCACTGAACTGGCGATCTACCAGGCCTTCGGTTCCGCCCGATCCATTGTCGCTGCACTGATTTCAATCGAAACAGTCCTGATCGTGGTCCCCGCGCTTGCTGCTGCAGTCTTGCTTACTGTTACTCTCGCGGCTGTCACCGTGCACAGCCCTCTCGGCGCCGATACCGTTAGCCTGATTTGGAGAACCCTTACCTCAACCGCACTGCTCGGATTTGCCTTGGGAACGCCCCTAGCCGTGCTCGCCACCACGGGACGAGTCACCGACCAACTCAAAGACCGTTAG
- a CDS encoding alpha/beta hydrolase: protein MRKRTAITVGTVLALALSACTPVQQVQSDSASLAGEALVEQAPAGFEQYYGQEIDFQPCDADQVTLPRMSPPKALNRYRCATVTAPMNWDDPDSAPIELAMAIYGTNDNQPNLFFNLGGPGGDAVQSLSSFVELMVPAPVVDNYQIVAVDPRGVGASSPVSCWDDEGRDQFLADSDDPRDLPLDELVATAHQETADLYAQCLERTGELLNYVDTDSAARDFDMIRAALGIEQLDYLGYSYGTQLGATYADLFPARVGRFVLDSAVDPALGINEVASLQAGGMEESLAHWIEVCQQDDDCPVTGGVAGGQEQLAEFLDSLKADPLPTDSPDRPLTAALGRTGIIGSLYSPESYPLLKVALQLAFQGDGSMLLLLADFYNGREDDGSYNNSQDAFLAVNGLDYAPEGTPEEWQAEAERLAEDYPVLGSSFGYASAGMDAWTATPRVRSGPVRAEGSAPILVIGTTHDPATPYVMAEGLVEQLANAVLLTYDGWGHGAYQQGGSECVLTAVNQYLLQGQLPPEGTVCQ from the coding sequence GTGCGCAAACGCACCGCAATCACGGTCGGAACAGTCCTCGCCCTCGCGCTCAGTGCGTGCACTCCGGTCCAGCAGGTGCAAAGCGACTCGGCCAGCCTGGCCGGGGAAGCCCTGGTCGAGCAGGCCCCCGCCGGGTTTGAACAGTACTACGGCCAGGAAATTGACTTTCAACCGTGCGACGCCGACCAGGTGACACTCCCGCGGATGTCCCCGCCGAAAGCCCTGAACCGGTACCGGTGCGCCACGGTCACCGCCCCGATGAACTGGGATGATCCGGATTCCGCCCCGATCGAGTTGGCGATGGCCATTTACGGGACCAACGACAACCAGCCGAACCTGTTCTTCAACCTGGGCGGTCCCGGTGGGGATGCGGTCCAGTCCCTGTCCTCTTTTGTCGAGCTGATGGTGCCGGCACCCGTGGTGGACAACTACCAGATCGTGGCGGTGGACCCGCGCGGGGTGGGCGCCTCCAGTCCGGTCAGCTGCTGGGATGACGAGGGTCGGGACCAGTTCTTGGCCGACTCGGATGACCCCCGGGATTTGCCGCTGGACGAGCTGGTGGCCACCGCTCACCAGGAGACCGCCGACCTGTACGCGCAGTGCCTGGAGCGCACCGGCGAGCTGCTGAACTACGTCGATACCGACTCGGCGGCGCGAGATTTCGACATGATCCGGGCCGCCCTCGGGATCGAGCAGTTGGACTACCTGGGGTACTCCTACGGGACCCAACTGGGAGCCACCTACGCCGACCTGTTCCCCGCCCGCGTCGGCCGGTTTGTCCTCGACAGTGCGGTGGATCCGGCCCTGGGGATCAACGAGGTGGCCTCGCTCCAGGCCGGTGGGATGGAGGAGTCGCTGGCCCACTGGATTGAGGTGTGTCAGCAGGATGACGACTGCCCGGTCACCGGCGGGGTGGCTGGCGGACAGGAGCAGTTGGCCGAGTTCTTGGACTCCCTGAAAGCAGACCCGCTGCCCACCGACAGTCCGGACCGTCCCCTGACCGCGGCGCTGGGCCGGACCGGCATCATCGGCTCGCTCTACTCTCCGGAAAGCTACCCGCTGCTAAAGGTCGCCCTGCAGCTGGCCTTCCAGGGGGACGGCTCGATGTTGCTGCTGCTGGCCGACTTCTACAACGGCCGGGAGGACGACGGCAGCTACAACAACAGCCAGGATGCGTTCCTGGCCGTCAACGGGCTGGATTACGCCCCGGAGGGCACGCCCGAAGAGTGGCAGGCTGAGGCCGAGCGTCTGGCGGAGGATTACCCGGTGCTGGGCAGCAGCTTCGGCTACGCGTCGGCCGGGATGGATGCGTGGACAGCTACCCCGCGGGTTCGGTCCGGCCCCGTTCGGGCGGAGGGAAGCGCGCCGATCCTGGTGATTGGCACCACCCACGACCCCGCCACCCCCTACGTGATGGCGGAGGGCCTGGTGGAACAGTTGGCTAATGCGGTCCTGCTCACCTACGACGGCTGGGGCCACGGTGCCTACCAGCAGGGTGGGTCCGAATGCGTGTTGACCGCAGTCAACCAGTACCTGCTGCAGGGGCAGCTACCCCCTGAGGGGACCGTCTGCCAGTAA
- a CDS encoding DNA polymerase III subunit delta' has product MSVWDRLIGQAGAVEQLRAAAAAGRRALAGDERAKVAHSWLFTGPPGSGRSVAARCLAAALQCTGAEPGCGECSGCRSVLAGSHPDVNELTTEAMTYKVEEVRGWLEVAYSRPSLGRWRVLIVEDADRMTPQTSNVILKSLEEPPAQTLWLLCAPSPDDLLITVRSRCRQLRLTTPPVDSLTKLLMQEAGVSQDQAHLAAQISQSHVGYARALARDPQLRQAQVEALMTALRPQSVGEAVVAAQQLLDLAKKNSVNRLEERNAEELATFKQNLGLQPGERVPRPVQAQIRQLEEDQKRRAKRSLADELDRILVDLLGFFRDVTVVQLGSPVPPINPDLMDQVSWWAERVDARGVVDRTEAINLARERLQTNVATTLMLEALLISLVRPDLAN; this is encoded by the coding sequence GTGAGCGTTTGGGATCGCCTGATCGGACAGGCCGGAGCGGTGGAGCAGTTGCGCGCTGCCGCGGCGGCAGGTCGGCGGGCGCTGGCCGGGGATGAGCGAGCCAAAGTGGCGCACTCCTGGCTGTTCACGGGCCCGCCCGGGTCGGGGCGGTCCGTCGCGGCCCGCTGCTTGGCCGCCGCCCTCCAGTGCACCGGAGCGGAGCCCGGTTGCGGCGAGTGCTCCGGTTGTCGGTCGGTGCTGGCCGGCTCGCACCCGGACGTGAACGAGCTGACCACCGAGGCGATGACCTACAAGGTGGAGGAGGTTCGCGGCTGGCTGGAAGTGGCCTACTCGCGCCCGTCCCTGGGCCGCTGGCGGGTCCTCATTGTCGAAGACGCCGACCGAATGACCCCCCAAACCTCCAACGTGATCCTGAAGAGCCTGGAGGAGCCCCCCGCGCAGACCCTCTGGTTGCTGTGCGCCCCCAGCCCCGACGACCTGCTGATCACGGTCAGGTCCCGGTGTCGCCAACTGCGGCTAACGACGCCGCCGGTCGACTCGCTGACCAAACTGCTGATGCAGGAGGCCGGGGTCAGTCAGGACCAGGCCCACCTGGCCGCCCAGATTTCCCAGAGCCACGTCGGGTACGCCCGCGCCCTGGCCCGCGACCCGCAACTGCGTCAAGCGCAGGTAGAAGCGCTGATGACCGCGCTGCGTCCACAGTCGGTGGGCGAGGCTGTAGTCGCTGCCCAGCAACTGCTGGACCTGGCCAAAAAGAACAGCGTCAACCGCCTCGAAGAGCGCAACGCCGAGGAGCTGGCCACCTTCAAACAGAACCTGGGCCTGCAGCCCGGTGAGCGAGTTCCCCGGCCCGTCCAAGCGCAGATCCGCCAGTTGGAGGAGGACCAGAAGCGCCGAGCGAAGCGGTCCCTGGCCGATGAACTGGATCGGATTCTGGTCGATCTGCTCGGATTCTTCCGAGATGTTACGGTGGTCCAGTTAGGATCCCCGGTGCCGCCGATCAACCCTGACCTGATGGATCAGGTGTCCTGGTGGGCTGAGCGAGTTGACGCTCGCGGAGTGGTTGACAGAACGGAAGCGATCAACCTGGCTCGGGAGAGACTGCAGACCAATGTGGCCACCACCTTGATGCTGGAAGCTCTGCTCATCAGTCTGGTACGGCCCGACCTCGCCAACTAG
- a CDS encoding ABC transporter ATP-binding protein has protein sequence MSLTLSHVTFRYPGMSTDVLHDVSLTVEPGERVALMGPSGRGKSTLLSVAGLLLKPQAGTVTIDERPRTVSDASSLLGHTISWVLQTVSLLPRRSVLDNAALPLLAKGVTRRAAHDTASVKLAEVGLAGYEARQARTLSGGEAQRVGVARALVTNPSILLADEPTANLDQRTAQIVGEALFQSARGTSLLVTTHDEDIAQLADRIVYLGDRVHSDPITPRRRQS, from the coding sequence ATGTCTCTGACCCTGTCCCACGTCACGTTCCGCTATCCCGGGATGAGCACGGATGTGCTCCACGACGTGAGCCTAACGGTTGAACCGGGAGAACGCGTGGCCTTGATGGGTCCCTCCGGACGCGGCAAGTCCACACTGCTATCAGTGGCAGGCCTTCTCTTGAAACCACAAGCTGGCACCGTGACCATAGATGAGCGCCCGCGCACTGTGTCCGATGCGTCTTCGCTGCTCGGCCACACCATTTCCTGGGTCTTGCAGACCGTTAGTCTTCTTCCCCGGCGCAGCGTCCTGGACAATGCTGCTCTCCCCCTCCTAGCCAAAGGAGTGACCCGTCGCGCTGCTCACGACACCGCAAGTGTAAAACTGGCCGAGGTGGGATTGGCGGGCTATGAGGCGAGGCAGGCGCGAACTCTGTCAGGCGGCGAGGCTCAGCGCGTTGGGGTAGCCCGCGCGCTTGTCACCAACCCGTCTATCCTCTTGGCGGATGAACCCACCGCCAACCTGGACCAGAGAACTGCACAGATTGTGGGGGAAGCGCTCTTCCAGTCCGCGCGGGGTACCAGCCTTCTGGTCACCACCCACGATGAAGACATTGCCCAACTTGCAGACCGGATAGTCTACCTTGGCGACAGGGTCCATTCGGACCCGATTACTCCTCGCCGGAGGCAGTCATGA